A window of the Syntrophothermus lipocalidus DSM 12680 genome harbors these coding sequences:
- the aroF gene encoding 3-deoxy-7-phosphoheptulonate synthase: MVIVMEKSATPEQVRRVEEKLKDRGFSTHLSQGVERTIIGAIGDRDAALMESLATLSGVERVVPILKPFKLCSREFKGEDTVVRVGDVEIGGGELQVIAGPCAVESREGFLEVAEMVKAAGATVLRGGAFKPRTSPYSFQGLEEEGLKILREARQLTGLPVITEVMDPRLVSTVCEYVDVLQIGARNMQNFFLLREVGKIKSPVVLKRGPSATIEEWLMAAEYIISSGNTNVILCERGIRTFETYTRNTLDLAAVPLVKQLTHLPVLVDPSHGTGKWKLVGPMACAAVAAGCDGLMVEVHQNPSEALSDGPQSLTPSNFERMMENVRRVFEAVSCAS; the protein is encoded by the coding sequence ATGGTTATTGTAATGGAAAAGAGTGCCACCCCGGAGCAGGTCAGGAGGGTGGAGGAAAAACTAAAAGACAGGGGGTTTTCTACTCACTTGTCGCAGGGCGTAGAAAGGACCATAATTGGGGCTATCGGTGACCGCGATGCGGCTTTGATGGAATCTTTGGCGACTTTGTCCGGAGTGGAGAGGGTAGTCCCAATATTGAAGCCTTTCAAGCTGTGTTCGCGGGAGTTCAAGGGAGAAGACACCGTAGTGAGAGTAGGTGACGTAGAAATAGGTGGAGGAGAGCTTCAGGTTATAGCCGGGCCCTGTGCGGTGGAATCCAGGGAAGGGTTCTTGGAGGTTGCGGAAATGGTCAAGGCAGCAGGGGCCACTGTGCTGCGGGGAGGGGCTTTTAAACCCCGTACTTCGCCCTACTCTTTCCAGGGGCTGGAAGAAGAGGGGCTGAAGATACTGCGGGAGGCCAGGCAGTTAACAGGGCTGCCCGTGATTACGGAAGTTATGGATCCGCGGCTGGTTTCCACTGTCTGCGAATACGTCGACGTGCTGCAAATCGGCGCCAGGAACATGCAGAATTTCTTTTTGTTGAGGGAAGTAGGTAAAATCAAGAGCCCAGTAGTTTTAAAACGGGGGCCCTCCGCTACCATCGAGGAATGGCTCATGGCAGCAGAATACATTATTTCTAGCGGCAACACCAACGTCATTTTGTGTGAGCGGGGAATCAGGACTTTTGAGACCTACACCCGCAATACCCTGGACCTGGCAGCGGTGCCTCTGGTAAAACAGCTGACCCACCTTCCGGTTCTGGTCGACCCCAGTCACGGGACCGGCAAGTGGAAGCTGGTAGGACCTATGGCCTGCGCGGCTGTAGCGGCGGGATGTGATGGGCTGATGGTCGAAGTCCATCAGAACCCGTCTGAAGCCCTCTCGGATGGGCCCCAGTCGCTGACTCCCTCCAACTTCGAGCGCA
- a CDS encoding type II toxin-antitoxin system VapC family toxin, producing the protein MAVRSAQIRAEYRLRTPDAIQLATAVESQATLFVTNDLKLPGKVGPLTVLFLKDYLKN; encoded by the coding sequence ATAGCTGTCCGGTCCGCCCAGATCCGGGCTGAATACAGGCTGCGCACGCCCGATGCCATACAGTTGGCTACAGCCGTCGAAAGCCAGGCAACCTTGTTCGTTACGAACGACTTAAAGTTACCCGGAAAAGTGGGCCCATTGACGGTTCTCTTTCTCAAAGATTATTTGAAGAATTGA
- a CDS encoding Fur family transcriptional regulator: protein MDALLQQLSANGYKITPQRRLILEMLRENRHASAEDICAMLKQKEPNISLGTVYRNLALLMRLRIVTAVDFRDGRARYELNDSHHHHLVCMRCGKLVEFPGCDLKNVLGDAAEKVNFRVIDHSLEVFGYCGKCCGCSP from the coding sequence TTGGATGCCCTGCTTCAGCAATTAAGTGCGAACGGCTACAAGATTACTCCCCAACGGCGCCTGATACTCGAAATGCTGCGCGAAAACCGGCATGCCAGCGCCGAAGATATCTGTGCCATGTTAAAGCAAAAAGAACCTAACATCTCGCTGGGAACCGTCTACCGCAACCTTGCCCTCTTGATGCGGCTACGCATTGTTACTGCCGTTGATTTTCGCGACGGGCGCGCGCGGTATGAGCTCAACGACTCCCATCACCATCATTTGGTTTGTATGAGGTGCGGCAAACTCGTGGAGTTTCCCGGTTGTGACCTTAAGAATGTCCTCGGGGATGCCGCGGAAAAAGTTAATTTCCGGGTAATTGACCACAGCCTCGAAGTCTTCGGTTATTGTGGAAAATGTTGTGGGTGTTCGCCGTAG
- a CDS encoding metal ABC transporter substrate-binding protein, producing the protein MKLRKLYSVVSLVLIAVLACSLTGCKDSSQTSNQYPLSSKITVYATLYPVYDFTKKIGGDRVSVRCMVPPGADPHSWEPSPQDLAELQRAQVLVYNGAGMEPWIDKVLGALDTKSMVVVEATRGLPLLPADTTHSDTHPHDQDWDPHVWLDPVLAQDMAKNIASGLSTADPKNRGFYEKNCAQLVQKLENLDRAYRAVIEKCQKHDIVVTHQAFGYMARRYGLNQQALMGVSAEAEPTPSAMARITEFCRRNDVHYIFFEKTTTPRLAQVIAEETGAKVLVLDPLGTLTEEQLKAGEDYFSIMYSNLENLRMALGYEP; encoded by the coding sequence ATGAAGTTGAGAAAACTTTACTCTGTCGTTTCTTTGGTCCTGATTGCCGTTTTGGCATGCTCGCTGACCGGTTGTAAAGACTCTTCCCAAACCTCAAATCAATACCCGCTTTCTTCAAAGATCACCGTATATGCTACTCTATATCCGGTCTACGATTTTACCAAAAAAATCGGCGGTGATCGGGTAAGTGTAAGATGCATGGTCCCGCCGGGAGCGGATCCTCACTCCTGGGAGCCGTCACCCCAGGACTTGGCTGAACTGCAAAGGGCGCAGGTCTTGGTATATAACGGCGCCGGCATGGAGCCTTGGATCGACAAGGTTTTGGGGGCCTTGGACACAAAGTCGATGGTGGTTGTCGAAGCTACCCGTGGTTTGCCCTTGCTGCCCGCTGATACCACCCATAGTGATACCCACCCTCACGACCAGGATTGGGACCCTCACGTGTGGCTGGACCCGGTTTTGGCCCAGGACATGGCAAAGAATATCGCCAGCGGCTTATCGACCGCCGACCCGAAGAACCGCGGGTTTTACGAGAAGAACTGCGCCCAGCTGGTTCAGAAACTAGAGAACCTGGACAGGGCCTATCGTGCTGTTATCGAAAAGTGTCAAAAACACGACATAGTCGTAACCCACCAGGCCTTCGGGTATATGGCCCGCCGTTACGGGTTGAATCAGCAGGCTCTGATGGGGGTTTCTGCCGAAGCTGAGCCGACCCCTTCTGCCATGGCACGAATAACCGAGTTCTGTCGTAGAAACGACGTGCATTACATATTTTTTGAAAAGACGACTACTCCCCGCTTAGCCCAGGTGATAGCTGAGGAAACTGGTGCCAAGGTTCTGGTTCTGGATCCGCTAGGCACTCTGACCGAGGAACAGCTGAAGGCTGGCGAAGACTATTTTTCCATCATGTACTCGAATCTGGAGAATTTGAGAATGGCACTGGGGTATGAGCCATGA
- a CDS encoding metal ABC transporter ATP-binding protein — MNNVAIELHDVHFSYGHHQILKGVDLKVYSGDFVGVIGANGSGKSTLIKIIVGLLKPQSGLVKLLGKDLAHFNEWHRIGYLSQKASFFNPSFPATVQEIVRNHFLVQASLSRKLDQSGAKTKVERALALTGLSGLRHQMVGELSGGQQQRVFLARVLVSEPEILLLDEPLVGIDAGSQELFCSSLEYFNRELGITVLMVTHNPEPVADLINRLACLEEGHLFVHDSPEEIKHELQPHRHVKQTMFLQP, encoded by the coding sequence ATGAACAACGTGGCAATAGAACTTCACGATGTACATTTCAGTTACGGTCATCACCAGATATTGAAAGGCGTGGACCTCAAAGTCTACTCCGGAGACTTCGTCGGCGTAATCGGTGCTAACGGGTCGGGCAAGAGCACTTTGATCAAAATCATCGTGGGGCTGCTCAAACCGCAGTCAGGGCTGGTAAAACTGCTGGGTAAGGATTTAGCCCACTTCAATGAATGGCACCGTATCGGCTATCTATCACAAAAAGCTTCTTTTTTCAATCCGAGTTTCCCTGCCACAGTTCAGGAGATCGTGCGCAATCACTTCCTGGTTCAGGCCAGCCTGAGCAGGAAACTGGACCAAAGCGGGGCAAAGACCAAAGTTGAACGGGCTTTAGCCTTAACTGGTCTTTCTGGTCTCCGCCATCAAATGGTCGGCGAGCTGTCAGGCGGCCAGCAACAGCGGGTATTCCTGGCCCGGGTCTTGGTCAGCGAACCGGAAATCTTGCTTTTGGACGAGCCCTTGGTCGGTATCGATGCCGGTTCGCAAGAGCTTTTCTGTTCTTCTCTAGAATACTTTAACCGGGAACTCGGAATTACCGTACTCATGGTAACCCATAACCCGGAGCCGGTGGCCGACTTGATAAATCGGCTGGCCTGCCTGGAAGAAGGGCATCTTTTCGTGCATGACAGCCCGGAAGAGATCAAGCACGAACTGCAGCCGCACCGGCATGTCAAACAAACAATGTTTTTACAACCTTAG
- a CDS encoding metal ABC transporter permease: MLHYTFMQRAVWAGIVVGIICPLIGIVLVLRRLSLIGDALAHVSLAGVAFGLVAGINPTAAGLVFSGIGAFGIEYLHRFYRRYAELSLAIIIAAGMSLAVVLISLGRGTTATVLSFLFGSIVALSGFDIYIITAVGLTVAILVSLLYRQLFYICFDEEAATVAGIPVTKINLFFTFMVAMTVAVSMRIVGALLVSSLMIVPVAASIQLARSFRSAVAISVTVALISVMIGITLAFYLDLPPGAAVILTSLFLLALAIFIKRFFS, translated from the coding sequence ATGCTACATTATACTTTTATGCAGCGGGCAGTATGGGCCGGAATCGTGGTAGGAATAATATGCCCGTTAATCGGGATAGTTTTGGTCCTGCGCCGCCTGTCGCTCATCGGCGATGCTCTGGCCCACGTATCCTTAGCCGGGGTTGCCTTCGGTCTCGTAGCCGGCATTAACCCGACCGCCGCTGGCCTGGTTTTTTCAGGGATCGGAGCATTCGGTATCGAATACCTACACCGGTTCTACCGCAGGTATGCCGAACTGTCCCTGGCCATCATCATCGCCGCCGGAATGAGCCTAGCCGTCGTCCTCATCAGCCTAGGTCGGGGAACAACAGCCACGGTTTTGAGCTTCCTTTTTGGCAGCATAGTCGCTCTCAGCGGTTTTGACATCTACATAATAACCGCGGTTGGCTTAACGGTAGCTATACTGGTTTCACTGCTTTACCGCCAGCTGTTTTACATCTGCTTTGATGAAGAGGCGGCTACCGTGGCCGGCATCCCGGTAACCAAAATCAATCTCTTCTTTACTTTCATGGTGGCAATGACGGTAGCCGTTTCCATGAGAATTGTGGGAGCCCTCTTGGTTTCATCGCTTATGATCGTTCCGGTCGCCGCCAGCATTCAGCTGGCCCGCAGTTTCCGGTCAGCTGTGGCGATCTCCGTGACAGTGGCATTAATCAGCGTGATGATAGGGATAACCTTGGCCTTTTATCTGGACCTGCCGCCCGGGGCAGCAGTAATCCTGACCTCTCTCTTTCTCCTCGCTCTCGCCATTTTCATTAAACGTTTTTTTAGTTAG
- the aroF gene encoding 3-deoxy-7-phosphoheptulonate synthase — translation MKPFKLAARESHEGDTLIEINSSRGTVKIGEGYCTVIAGPCAVEGREEYLDIARILADMGVHLLRGGAFKPRTSPYSFAGLGEEGLKILAEAKKITGVPVVTEVLDTRDVELVQGYVDVLQVGSRNMQNFSLLQEVGRTDKPVILKRGFAATMEEWLLAAEYIMAAGNPRVILCERGIRTFENYTRNTVDIGAVSMIKELSHLPIIVDPSHATGRWKMVRPVAKAAIAAGADGVMIEVHQCPECALSDGKQSLTLENFAVLLEDIKKLAEVEGKKI, via the coding sequence ATGAAACCTTTTAAGCTAGCGGCCAGAGAAAGTCATGAGGGGGACACCCTGATTGAAATAAACAGTTCGCGAGGTACGGTTAAGATAGGGGAGGGTTACTGTACCGTCATAGCCGGGCCCTGTGCGGTAGAAGGACGAGAGGAGTATCTCGATATCGCTCGGATTTTGGCGGACATGGGGGTGCATCTCCTGCGAGGGGGGGCTTTCAAACCGAGGACTTCCCCGTATTCGTTTGCCGGCTTAGGAGAAGAGGGCCTCAAGATCCTAGCAGAGGCCAAAAAAATTACGGGAGTACCGGTGGTCACCGAGGTACTCGATACCCGGGATGTCGAGCTTGTACAGGGCTATGTGGACGTTCTTCAGGTAGGAAGCCGTAACATGCAGAACTTCTCTTTGCTGCAGGAGGTAGGCAGGACCGACAAGCCGGTGATACTTAAACGTGGATTTGCCGCCACCATGGAAGAGTGGTTGTTGGCGGCGGAGTACATCATGGCTGCCGGTAACCCGCGGGTTATCTTGTGCGAGCGCGGCATCCGCACCTTTGAAAACTATACCCGCAACACCGTAGACATCGGAGCAGTGTCCATGATTAAGGAATTGTCTCATCTCCCGATTATCGTAGATCCCAGCCACGCTACCGGTAGGTGGAAGATGGTGCGCCCGGTGGCCAAGGCCGCTATAGCCGCCGGGGCCGACGGTGTGATGATTGAAGTCCACCAGTGTCCAGAATGCGCTCTTTCCGACGGCAAACAGTCACTAACTCTAGAAAACTTTGCGGTTCTCTTGGAGGACATAAAGAAGCTGGCCGAGGTAGAAGGGAAAAAGATATGA
- the trpA gene encoding tryptophan synthase subunit alpha: MNRLELRLRQLKEREEKGLIGFMMACEPDFATAVECAKALEEAGCDILEIGVPYADPIADGEVIERAHFRGVERGMNMTKALEFVRAVHDNCSLPLVMFSYFNPILRRGVEVFARELETAGASAVIIPDLPLEEREKYDQIDVDIIPMLAPTADEQRMARADHYARSFIYCVSVAGVTGERDRLPDLTDYLSRVRARTSHPLAVGFGISSGAQVARIKDYADLVVVGSALVRIIEENSDDKTRLLSELSALARNLKQALR; encoded by the coding sequence GTGAACCGTTTAGAGCTGAGGTTAAGGCAATTGAAAGAACGGGAAGAAAAAGGCCTCATAGGCTTCATGATGGCGTGTGAACCTGATTTCGCTACAGCGGTCGAGTGTGCGAAAGCCCTGGAGGAAGCCGGTTGTGACATCCTCGAAATCGGCGTTCCATACGCTGACCCGATTGCCGATGGTGAGGTTATTGAAAGGGCTCACTTTCGCGGGGTGGAACGAGGGATGAACATGACGAAGGCGTTAGAGTTTGTGCGAGCGGTTCACGACAATTGCTCGCTACCGTTGGTGATGTTTTCATATTTCAACCCTATTCTGCGAAGGGGAGTTGAAGTGTTTGCCCGGGAGCTTGAGACAGCCGGAGCTTCGGCAGTTATTATACCGGATCTCCCGTTGGAGGAGCGGGAAAAATACGACCAAATTGATGTAGACATCATCCCGATGCTGGCCCCGACAGCTGACGAACAGCGTATGGCCAGAGCCGACCACTACGCGCGGAGTTTCATATACTGCGTATCGGTGGCAGGAGTTACCGGCGAGCGCGACCGGTTGCCCGACCTCACAGATTATCTGAGCCGGGTCAGGGCTCGCACATCTCATCCATTGGCGGTCGGGTTTGGAATCTCGTCTGGAGCTCAGGTGGCTAGAATAAAAGACTACGCAGACCTAGTAGTGGTGGGGAGTGCGTTGGTACGCATCATAGAGGAAAACTCAGATGACAAGACACGGCTTCTTTCGGAACTGAGCGCTTTGGCTAGAAACCTTAAGCAGGCCTTAAGATAG
- the trpB gene encoding tryptophan synthase subunit beta, with protein MYPDEKGYYGEYGGRYVPETLMPVLEELAREYEKLKDDLDFKRELSYYLHQYVGRPSGLHFAKRLSRELGGARIYLKREDLNHTGSHKINNTMGQALLAKKMGKTRVIAETGAGQHGVATATAAAVLGLSCTVYMGARDMERQRLNVFRMKALNAEVKAVAKGSQTLKEATDEAFRDYIASSDYTHYLIGSVVGPHPYPMIVRDFQSIIGRELRRQILEEEGKLPQYIIACVGGGSNAMGIFYEFLQDDVRLVGVEAGGLGLDTGQHAATLNRGSRGVLHGALSTVLQDEEGQVLPTHSVSAGLDYPGVGPEHSYLKDSGRVEYTSVTDEEALSAFLTLSRMEGIIPALESAHAVAYATKIAPTLSRDDCIVVNLSGRGDKDVETVAAILEGVRP; from the coding sequence GTGTACCCTGACGAAAAAGGCTACTACGGAGAATACGGGGGACGGTACGTGCCGGAGACCCTGATGCCGGTACTAGAGGAACTGGCTCGCGAATACGAAAAGCTGAAAGATGACCTGGATTTTAAGAGAGAACTCTCTTACTATCTACACCAGTACGTGGGACGGCCTTCGGGACTGCATTTTGCCAAAAGGCTGAGCCGGGAGCTGGGGGGAGCCAGGATCTACCTCAAGCGGGAGGACCTCAACCACACCGGCTCCCATAAAATAAATAACACCATGGGCCAAGCTCTGTTGGCAAAAAAGATGGGGAAGACCAGAGTCATAGCGGAAACCGGGGCTGGCCAGCACGGAGTGGCCACGGCTACAGCGGCGGCCGTACTGGGCCTATCCTGCACCGTTTACATGGGAGCCAGGGATATGGAACGGCAGAGGCTCAACGTTTTCCGGATGAAGGCTTTGAACGCTGAAGTCAAGGCGGTGGCGAAAGGATCCCAGACCTTGAAAGAAGCCACGGACGAGGCCTTCCGCGACTACATCGCGAGCAGCGACTATACCCATTACCTCATCGGATCCGTGGTGGGACCACACCCTTACCCCATGATTGTACGGGATTTCCAGTCTATCATCGGCAGGGAACTGCGCCGGCAGATACTTGAAGAAGAGGGCAAGCTGCCTCAGTACATCATCGCTTGTGTAGGGGGTGGGAGCAATGCCATGGGCATATTCTACGAATTCTTACAAGACGACGTGCGGCTAGTCGGTGTGGAGGCGGGCGGCCTGGGTTTGGACACCGGGCAGCACGCCGCTACCTTGAACCGCGGGTCCCGAGGGGTGCTCCACGGTGCTCTAAGCACTGTACTGCAGGACGAAGAAGGGCAGGTGCTGCCTACGCATTCTGTTTCTGCTGGGTTGGATTACCCCGGGGTAGGGCCAGAACACTCGTATCTAAAAGACTCGGGACGGGTAGAGTACACCAGCGTGACCGATGAAGAAGCCCTGTCGGCTTTCCTGACTTTGAGCCGGATGGAGGGGATTATTCCTGCCCTTGAAAGCGCTCATGCCGTGGCCTATGCGACAAAAATAGCCCCGACTCTTTCCCGGGACGACTGCATTGTAGTGAACCTGTCGGGGCGGGGCGACAAGGACGTGGAGACGGTGGCTGCCATACTCGAGGGGGTGAGGCCGTGA
- the trpC gene encoding indole-3-glycerol phosphate synthase TrpC — protein sequence MLDEIVRHKQEQIRSHGKDIMETFQAAEVLPPLREFAEALNVNGRVSLIAEAKKASPVKGRLISETRFDQLPVLYEQNGAKAISVITEERYFEGSPFLIQKVKSRVSLPVLRKDFIIDLRQLYETRLLGADAVLLIAHLLPKDLPLFVETAQQLGIEPVVEVHDRYELEMALDTPTRIIGINNRNLKDFTVDTRVCLELVGLVANKVQCIAESGIRTVEDMLMLEQYGFSAALVGEALVTATDVAAKTGELAWYWKNEE from the coding sequence ATGTTAGACGAGATCGTCAGGCATAAGCAGGAACAGATTCGTTCTCATGGAAAAGATATAATGGAGACGTTTCAAGCAGCAGAGGTGTTACCGCCGTTGAGGGAATTTGCCGAGGCCTTAAATGTTAACGGAAGGGTTTCTTTGATTGCCGAGGCAAAGAAGGCTTCTCCGGTCAAAGGCAGGTTAATATCTGAGACTAGGTTCGATCAACTTCCGGTATTATACGAGCAAAATGGGGCTAAAGCCATTTCAGTAATAACCGAAGAGAGGTACTTTGAAGGGAGCCCATTCCTAATTCAGAAGGTTAAGTCTCGCGTGAGCTTGCCGGTCTTGCGCAAAGACTTCATAATAGACCTCAGGCAACTGTATGAGACCAGGCTTTTGGGAGCGGACGCGGTGCTCCTTATCGCTCACCTCTTGCCGAAGGATCTCCCGCTGTTTGTGGAAACGGCGCAACAACTGGGGATTGAACCGGTGGTCGAGGTTCATGACCGGTACGAATTAGAGATGGCCTTGGATACGCCAACCCGGATTATCGGTATAAACAACCGTAACCTGAAAGATTTTACGGTGGATACCCGGGTTTGCCTTGAGCTGGTGGGGTTGGTTGCAAACAAGGTGCAGTGTATTGCCGAAAGCGGTATCCGGACAGTGGAGGACATGCTGATGTTGGAACAATACGGGTTCTCCGCTGCTCTGGTGGGTGAGGCTTTAGTGACGGCTACTGATGTTGCTGCTAAAACCGGAGAACTAGCCTGGTATTGGAAGAATGAAGAATGA
- the trpD gene encoding anthranilate phosphoribosyltransferase, translating to MFIKYLKKVVDGDYLTSSEAYEVINLMLDTEVAESQVAALFAALRLRKESGEELFGFARALLDRAIKHEGMEGLLDTCGTGGDGCGTFNVSTAAAIVCAACGVPVAKHGNRAVTSQAGSADVLEALGVRVDLSLDEARMLLEEIGLAFLFAPGFHPVMKHFGPMRRSLGIATAFNFLGPLINPFCPTYQLMGVADEDMIQPVAEALARLGRKQALVVHAENGMDEIAHVGVTQMAKVEGESIVPGRIIRGGAVNEYQDQGVRGGDAVHNARIVREVLAGKPGPAREMVLVNAGAALMVAEKVRDLDSGIRMAAEAIDSGRAQEKLRQLVRYSQESRVGRC from the coding sequence ATGTTTATCAAGTATCTGAAAAAGGTAGTTGACGGCGATTATTTGACCAGCAGCGAGGCCTATGAGGTCATCAACTTGATGTTAGATACGGAAGTAGCAGAGAGTCAAGTAGCGGCCTTGTTTGCAGCCCTGCGCTTGCGGAAAGAAAGCGGGGAGGAGTTGTTTGGGTTTGCCCGGGCCTTGCTGGACCGAGCTATAAAACACGAGGGTATGGAGGGATTGCTCGATACCTGTGGCACTGGGGGCGACGGTTGCGGGACATTTAATGTTTCAACAGCGGCAGCCATTGTCTGCGCCGCCTGCGGGGTACCGGTGGCAAAGCACGGAAACCGAGCTGTCACCAGTCAGGCAGGAAGCGCTGATGTTCTGGAGGCTTTGGGAGTTCGGGTTGACCTAAGCCTGGACGAAGCCAGGATGCTATTAGAAGAAATAGGATTAGCTTTCTTGTTCGCTCCTGGTTTTCACCCGGTAATGAAGCACTTTGGCCCTATGCGCCGCAGTTTAGGGATAGCTACGGCCTTCAATTTCCTTGGGCCTTTGATAAACCCGTTTTGCCCGACGTACCAGTTAATGGGTGTGGCCGACGAGGACATGATCCAACCTGTGGCCGAAGCCCTGGCCAGGTTAGGACGCAAGCAGGCCCTGGTTGTCCATGCGGAGAACGGCATGGATGAGATAGCGCATGTGGGCGTTACCCAAATGGCGAAGGTTGAAGGTGAATCCATTGTTCCGGGCCGTATCATCAGGGGCGGAGCCGTCAACGAGTACCAGGACCAGGGAGTACGGGGAGGGGATGCAGTTCACAACGCGCGCATAGTGAGGGAAGTATTGGCTGGAAAACCGGGCCCGGCTCGGGAGATGGTTCTGGTTAACGCGGGAGCGGCTTTGATGGTGGCAGAAAAAGTTAGGGATTTAGATTCAGGTATAAGGATGGCGGCAGAAGCTATCGACTCTGGCCGGGCTCAAGAAAAGCTTAGACAACTGGTGCGGTACAGTCAGGAAAGCCGGGTGGGCCGATGTTAG
- a CDS encoding anthranilate synthase component II, with product MILVIDNYDSFTYNLVQYLEEQGAEVRVAKNDELELSDIEKMQPQGVVISPGPGNPDQAGITLSLIRAFSGVFPILGVCLGHQAIARAFGGDVRINWRTMHGKVSTIYHDGRGMLAGMKSPFIAARYHSLVVDATTLPVCLEVSAYSEQGEVMGIRHRHFPVEGVQFHPESIATECGKTIIANFLKCVGQLRMKD from the coding sequence ATGATACTCGTAATCGATAATTATGACTCTTTTACTTACAACTTGGTACAGTACCTGGAAGAACAGGGAGCAGAAGTGCGAGTGGCCAAGAACGATGAGTTGGAATTGAGCGACATCGAAAAAATGCAGCCTCAGGGAGTGGTTATATCTCCAGGCCCCGGAAATCCGGACCAAGCAGGGATAACCCTGAGTCTGATAAGGGCCTTCAGTGGGGTATTCCCGATTTTGGGAGTATGTCTGGGGCATCAGGCCATTGCGCGAGCTTTTGGGGGGGATGTACGGATAAACTGGAGGACGATGCACGGCAAGGTCTCGACAATATACCATGACGGGCGGGGGATGCTGGCCGGGATGAAGAGTCCTTTCATAGCCGCCCGGTACCATTCATTGGTGGTTGACGCGACTACTCTGCCTGTATGTCTCGAAGTTTCGGCCTACTCCGAACAAGGGGAAGTTATGGGAATCAGGCACCGTCATTTTCCGGTAGAGGGCGTGCAGTTTCACCCCGAGTCTATAGCTACTGAATGCGGTAAAACGATTATCGCGAATTTCCTCAAGTGCGTGGGGCAGTTGAGAATGAAGGATTAA